The Verrucomicrobiota bacterium genome contains a region encoding:
- the plsY gene encoding glycerol-3-phosphate 1-O-acyltransferase PlsY: MVVAVAAYLLGSIPTGYLMGCAKGIDIRTVGSGNIGATNVFRFLGKPAGVFVLVADGLKGFAASAWLCDVLLRWLSVPDSEAETHRIIAGIAAVLGHNYTCWLKFKGGKGIATSGGVYFALAPLAAGIALGAWIILFALTRYVSIASIASAVALPTAVWFTKDSVTLGIVTTAIGLLAIVKHRENIKRLLNGTERRFGKKPPASGAAK; this comes from the coding sequence ATTGTCGTGGCCGTCGCTGCGTATTTGCTCGGCTCGATTCCGACGGGTTATCTCATGGGTTGTGCCAAGGGCATTGACATTCGCACGGTCGGCAGTGGCAACATCGGCGCGACGAATGTGTTCCGGTTTCTCGGCAAGCCGGCGGGAGTGTTTGTTTTGGTGGCGGACGGATTAAAAGGGTTTGCCGCCTCCGCGTGGCTTTGTGATGTGTTGCTGAGATGGTTGAGCGTGCCGGATTCCGAAGCTGAAACGCATCGCATCATTGCGGGCATCGCGGCGGTGCTCGGTCACAACTACACCTGCTGGCTGAAGTTCAAAGGCGGCAAAGGCATCGCCACGAGTGGGGGTGTTTACTTTGCGCTCGCGCCGCTGGCGGCAGGCATTGCGCTGGGCGCATGGATTATTCTCTTTGCACTGACACGTTACGTCTCGATCGCGTCCATCGCCTCAGCGGTGGCGTTGCCCACGGCGGTCTGGTTCACGAAGGACAGTGTCACCTTGGGAATCGTCACCACGGCGATTGGTTTGCTCGCCATCGTGAAGCACAGGGAAAACATTAAAAGGTTGCTCAATGGCACCGAGCGACGCTTCGGCAAAAAACCGCCGGCATCGGGGGCTGCGAAATGA
- a CDS encoding NAD(P)-dependent glycerol-3-phosphate dehydrogenase has translation MKVTVLGAGAWGTALARLLHQGDHAITLWGHDPEHLEDLRKTGRNERYLPGIDLPKDWRLEADLTRVIEQTECIVVAVPSKAFREVTRALSGFRGVVVSVTKGIEHQTGLTMCGVLRANAPRAKVAALSGPTFALEVARGMPTAIVAASDDAATALLAQELFHRPAFRVYTSSDLLGVELGGALKNVIAIAAGVSDGLGFGDNSKAALLTRGIVEMRRLGVACGAQAETFAGLSGLGDLTVTCFSRLSRNRGFGERLGKGEKPADILNSVITVAEGYPTARSAFELARRLRISTPIIDEVYAVLYEDKNAGQALRDLTARESKAED, from the coding sequence ATGAAGGTCACGGTACTCGGCGCGGGCGCGTGGGGAACAGCACTCGCCCGGCTTCTCCATCAAGGCGATCATGCAATCACCCTTTGGGGACACGACCCGGAGCATCTGGAGGATTTGCGAAAGACCGGGCGCAACGAGCGTTATCTTCCTGGCATTGATTTGCCGAAGGACTGGAGATTGGAAGCTGACCTGACCCGCGTCATCGAACAGACCGAATGCATCGTCGTCGCCGTTCCCTCGAAGGCGTTCCGCGAAGTGACCCGCGCGCTGTCGGGTTTTCGCGGCGTGGTAGTGAGCGTGACCAAAGGCATCGAGCATCAGACGGGACTGACGATGTGCGGTGTGCTTCGAGCAAATGCGCCACGCGCGAAAGTCGCCGCGCTTTCCGGGCCGACGTTTGCTTTGGAAGTCGCTCGTGGGATGCCGACGGCGATTGTTGCGGCGAGCGACGATGCGGCCACCGCGTTGCTCGCACAGGAACTGTTTCACCGCCCGGCGTTTCGCGTTTACACGAGCAGCGATCTGCTGGGTGTTGAACTGGGCGGCGCGTTGAAAAATGTCATTGCCATCGCCGCGGGAGTTTCCGACGGGTTGGGGTTTGGCGACAATTCCAAAGCGGCGCTGCTGACGCGCGGCATCGTGGAGATGCGCCGGCTGGGTGTCGCTTGTGGCGCGCAGGCGGAAACGTTTGCAGGCCTTAGTGGGTTGGGTGACTTGACCGTGACTTGCTTCTCCCGGCTCAGTCGCAATCGCGGATTTGGCGAGCGGCTTGGCAAAGGTGAAAAACCGGCGGACATTCTGAACAGTGTGATCACCGTGGCGGAAGGTTATCCAACGGCGCGGTCGGCGTTTGAACTGGCGCGGAGACTTCGCATCAGCACGCCGATCATCGACGAAGTCTATGCGGTCCTGTATGAAGACAAGAATGCCGGTCAGGCCTTGCGCGATTTGACGGCGCGGGAGTCGAAGGCGGAGGACTGA
- the thrH gene encoding bifunctional phosphoserine phosphatase/homoserine phosphotransferase ThrH, whose amino-acid sequence MAATNANRRAKRNLQTNLPRHKLLQSGLRASRSTTSVSTGSIPAVKQSIVTLDMEGVLTPEIWIAVAEKTKIPELRRTTRDEPDYDKLMRGRLAILDQHGLKLSDIQRVIGALQPLPGGKEFLDELRCIVQVIILSDTFEQFATPLLQKLGWPTLLCHRLVVENDRIVNYQLRIREQKREAVAAFRRMNYHVISAGDSYNDTAMLAEANMGFLIHAPENVKQQFPQFKPVESHAELLKEIKAAIAG is encoded by the coding sequence ATGGCCGCCACAAACGCAAACAGACGCGCTAAGCGCAACTTGCAAACTAATCTTCCCCGCCACAAATTGTTGCAGTCTGGATTGAGAGCAAGCCGCTCGACAACGTCGGTCAGTACTGGAAGTATCCCCGCCGTGAAACAATCCATCGTCACTCTGGACATGGAGGGAGTGCTCACTCCGGAAATCTGGATTGCCGTTGCCGAGAAAACCAAGATTCCGGAGTTGCGTCGCACCACGCGCGATGAACCGGATTACGACAAGCTCATGCGCGGCCGGCTCGCCATTCTCGATCAGCATGGATTGAAGCTCTCGGACATTCAGCGCGTCATTGGCGCGCTCCAACCGCTGCCGGGCGGGAAGGAATTTCTCGATGAACTGCGTTGCATCGTGCAGGTCATCATTCTCTCGGACACGTTCGAGCAGTTCGCCACACCACTGCTCCAGAAACTTGGCTGGCCCACGCTGCTTTGCCACCGGTTGGTCGTGGAGAACGACCGCATCGTGAATTACCAGTTGCGCATCCGCGAGCAGAAGCGCGAAGCGGTGGCGGCCTTCCGGCGGATGAATTACCACGTCATCAGCGCAGGCGATTCCTACAACGACACCGCCATGCTCGCCGAGGCCAACATGGGATTCCTGATCCACGCGCCGGAAAACGTGAAGCAACAATTCCCGCAATTCAAACCCGTGGAATCGCACGCGGAGTTGTTGAAGGAAATCAAAGCGGCGATCGCCGGCTGA